Genomic window (Vitis riparia cultivar Riparia Gloire de Montpellier isolate 1030 chromosome 4, EGFV_Vit.rip_1.0, whole genome shotgun sequence):
ACAGAGATCACTGGAAGAAAATTCATCCCATCATATATATCTAGAAGGGTtcgaagaaaaatgaataagtttgtaggttttatttaattttattttatgaccCATGGTTACGTGacttaaagtttatttgatagctatttaaaaattttttttaaaaaaaatttaacacttaaaaatttttattttttaaatattaaaaatacttcatagTTTTATTGCTGCGATTCTATTAAGAAAGATCATGGAATGATGATATTGttttagctttttctttttaatcaataCCAATTGGTCTAAATTCATTATGGAGTGAATTCTTggtttatttgattcttttcGAAAGGTTGAAGATCATTACCAAAGGgactaaaaggaaaaagaggtaAGATTATGCAggtttgaataaaataattcccATTAAATTGCCACCTTCAGCAATAATTGATGGAAGGGAACACCACCATCCAATATAACTTCGAGTCAATTTGGATAAATTCAGTTACTTCCCACTCGTAAAAGAACTTACATACATATTGGGTAGAACATGTAAGAAATGGTCTCTACCAACCAATTAGCACTTTCCCACTCACTCTTTATCTGGTGACCAGGTATTTTTTCCAGTCAAATTGGAATTTGCAGGAGACCACCAAGTGGCCACCCTTCAGCATCGATGTTCACACATCATGGGTGCAACATATTTTTCACTATGCAACTAGATAAAGCTAGTGCTGACGAATTCTCTTCATATCTACATATATGGAATCAAGGGCCTAGTGCCAGTTAATCTTTCTGTTGACAAACAAGCACAAAGCCAACATATTGCATggataattcaaaaaattcacACCATATCATCTCATCTCTATCAACAAAGGGAGCACTGTTGGTACATCGATCATCTTTCCAATGGGTCCTATGTGATAATGCAGCATTATTTGGACACTGTCAAAGTACTGCTTGTGAAGGAAGGAAAAATAGTGTTGAGGGTTCCTTTTACTGGCTCAGTTGAACCAACATTAATTGGACAGTGATAGAAAATTTTCTCTTCTTGTTTATCTAGAAGGGTGTTTTTTATCGTTTATCAAAgctatttttattgtttatattaaaatttaattacttctttataaaaatatttttgataaataaactATCTATAGTACAATCACTCTTAAATAGATGTTTATGTAGGGATACTTAAACAGAGGACTTGGAGAGTAACAAATATTGACAGAACTGGTCGATATGAGTGTGGAATTAAGATGTGATTCACTAAACTATTGACCCATGACTAGCTTAAAATGTTTATATCTTCAATCAATTCAAAAATGAACTAAACCTTTTTcttatgtacaaaaaaaaaaaaaaaaagatgacatAATTTCCCTATCATTCTCGTGGCATTATGTTTAGTTTCatgaaagtactaaggaaaaaaaaaatactatgaaaaatagttttcatatctttggtttcattatggaaaatatataaaaaaagttcaaatatgagtaaaattaattgaaaatttatgtgttttgaaattatttaatctttatataatagattgaaaaagtatttaaaaataatttattgactttgaatttatttttttatttttcttaattttttctttccttttattattccattttcttttcttttccttacattttcccttCAATTTcacaagaaccaaatataggcTTAgagttattaaattaaaagggtcattgaaaatcaaaatttgaaaatttaacccTTATTTTTCTGTCTCATTTTAACAAAAacatccttattattattttttttttataaaaataactttttcttttaaaactacatgtaaatacttcaaataataaaagacatttatgttaaaaatagattatttttcatgtaaaaacaTGAAAGcattaaattcacaaatatatataaattatttcatctcttttaaccTATgctattgaaatatttttcaaaatcatttttatacaAAACATTCTTATATACCTATATCATGATCACTTGTCATTGTCAGCATTATGCACTTTAAAGTGCTGCGTAACAGAACATTGATTTAACTAATGCTAAGTTCCACACCCAAAGCAAAGGTTTTAGACATAATAAACTTTATTTCAACAAATTATACATCACCGTCACCCCCTATTAATGACCCATCTTGTAAAAAGATGACCTAAATTGGATGCATCAAAACAAATGCTGAGTTCTCTTCCATGGAAACATATCCTTGCGTTTCTACCAGACCTTTGGAAATTCAAAGAAGTActaatcaaaatgaattttatttttattacttccTAGCTGAAGTCTTAATGTATAATCATCCAATCATTCTGTCCCTCTGAATCTCCATTTTCCTCTACTTCATCATACCTCTTATATGGCTATATCTTTCCACCCCATAACTGAAACAGGAGGGAGATATCCTCAGCACAGCACgttaatgaaaaatatacaaTGAGATgcactttcttttattttgaacaAATAAATTCTTATGAAAGCATTATTAGTCTGAGCGAGGTTGGTATTAGTTTGATGGGGCCTTGAAATGGTTGTTTAATTAATGGCCTCGTAAGTTGACCAGACTAAGTCTACCCTCCTTGGTTTCGACTGATCAGGTCATTTCATTGCAGGCCGCGtcttttgttttatgttattttactGTACCCCTCGTTATTAATTCCATGGTGCCTCTGCTAGCTGGTGTGACCCTATTGGAAAGAGTTGTCCCTTTCCCGACcaagtcttcttcttcttttataaGTCATCCAATTGTATGCTGCTTCTTGTTTTTCCACACTGGATTTAGCTTCGAATTGACCGCTGCTTCTATTCATCACAGGAAATCTCCTTCGCTTATAAATTCCAACTCTCATTTCCTCCCAAACGCGCACTCCTCCATCTCTCTTCCTTATCACAACTCATTTGCTCCTGAGTCATTCCCCGTCTTCTCTTCATTATCACAACTCCCTAGCCAAATCAACTCTTTTCTGCAATGGAACTAGAGCAACTCTTGTTCGGAGAGAGCATTAGTGCTCCTAAGGCGGACCGGAGCCATGTAAAAACTTATGAAACCATGGCCTCATCCATATCAAGTAGTTCCAAGGACTCCGATGAGTTGTCCCATGTCTCCGAGTCCTTTACTATGATAGACATGAGTGTACCAAAGACCGTCTCTGCAGAGAAGAAACTATCTTGGTTGCGCTCCCAGATCGTCGTAGGTGATGGAGAATTCAAATCCCCCTATGGACTCCGCAGGGTCACCTACGCTGATCACACTGCCTCAGGCCGGTGCCTACACTACATTGAAAACTATATCGTCAATAATGTTCTCCCCTTCTATGGTGGGTTAAAACGTGAAGATAAGAACATGAACAATgagttataattttaatttgctATTCTTTGTATCACCTTCAAATTTTCATAGGCAAATTGTGGATTTTAGTCTTAAAGCATGACAAAGTTGATGCAAATGTAACTAGCTATCTTTTGGTTGCAGGAAACACTCACACATGTGATAGTTTCGTCGGTGATCGGACCACAAAAATGGTGCATGAAGCCGCCAAGTACGTAAAAAAGTGTCTTGGCGGTAAACAAGATGATGCACTCGTCTTCTGTGGTTCGGGCACCACCGCAGCTATCAAACGGCTACAAGAAGTAATGGGGATCACTTCTCCGTCGATTATGAGGGAGAGGGTATTGAAGACCCTAAGGAGTGAAGAAAGATGGGTAGTTTTTGTGGGGCCTTATGAGCACCACTCCAATCTCCTATCATGGCGGCAAAGTCTAGCAGAAGTAGTGGAGATTGGTCTGGATGAAAATGGCTTAATTGACATGAAGGCTCTAAGGCAACAGCTTGAGTCGTATAAATACACCAACCGCCCGTTATTGGGTTCTTTCTCAGCTTGTAGTAACGTGACTGGAATTTACACCAACACCCGCGCCCTTGCGAAAATTCTTCATCAGCATGGAGCCTTTGTGTGCTTTGATTTTGCTGCAAGGTACGTACACGAACTTCACATCGGCTGTTGTGTCCttgtgatttcatttttaaggaTTTATCTGATTGGGCTTAAATTTTTTGTACTCATTAGCGGTCCTTACGTGGAGATCGACATGAGATCGGGAGAGATTGATGGCTATGATGCCATTTTCCTTAGTCCCCACAAGTTTCTCGGAGGACCTGGGACCCCCGGCATCCTTCTAATGAGCAAAGTCCTCTATAATCTGGCTTCCTCTCCTCCATCAACTTGTGGTGGTGGAACTGTTGCCTTCGTCAATGGCTTCAATGAAAAGGTAAATCACCTAATTTTGAGAAAGATGGAGCTAGCCTTTCTTTACTTTCCTGAATACGTAAATCAAATGTTTATTGAGTTCTAATCTTGTCATGAAATTCAGGACACTTTATACGTGGATGAAATAGAAGAAAGGGAAGACGCCGGAACTCCGCCAATTGTTCAGAAGATCAAAACAGCACTGACTTTCTGGGTGAAAGAATACATCGGTTACAATGTTATCGAACAGATGGAGCACATGTACATCGAAGCAGCACTGGAGAGACTTCTGCCTAATCCAAACATAAAAGTTTTGGGAAATACAAGCGCAAAGCGACAAGCTATCCTGTCCTTCCTCGTATACTCCACTACCAACTCTTCCTCGGACGGCATGAAAGATAGTAGAGGGGACATAGAGGGGAGATTTTACATGTGGAGAGAGACAGGAAACAAGAGGGGTAAGCCTCTTCATGGGCCTTTTGTCGCAAAGCTCCTCAATGACCTGTTTGGGATTCAAGCTCGAGGTGGGTGTGCTTGTGCTGGACCCTATGGTCACAGCTTGCTCAACGTGGATGAGACCCGTTCACTCGCATTCAGATCCGCCATCCATAATGTAAATATTCCACTTCTTCATATGTTATGATTGATCAAAACTAGCGTCCAGTTATCATAGATTTTACAGAATTTCCTATGTTCAATTTTAGGGTAACAACGGAGTGAAGCCCGGATGGACCAGAATCAGCTTCCCCTACTACATGTCTATTGAGGAGTTCGAGTTCATTCTGGCAGCACTGGAATTCATAGCTACTTA
Coding sequences:
- the LOC117913086 gene encoding uncharacterized protein LOC117913086, with product MELEQLLFGESISAPKADRSHVKTYETMASSISSSSKDSDELSHVSESFTMIDMSVPKTVSAEKKLSWLRSQIVVGDGEFKSPYGLRRVTYADHTASGRCLHYIENYIVNNVLPFYGNTHTCDSFVGDRTTKMVHEAAKYVKKCLGGKQDDALVFCGSGTTAAIKRLQEVMGITSPSIMRERVLKTLRSEERWVVFVGPYEHHSNLLSWRQSLAEVVEIGLDENGLIDMKALRQQLESYKYTNRPLLGSFSACSNVTGIYTNTRALAKILHQHGAFVCFDFAASGPYVEIDMRSGEIDGYDAIFLSPHKFLGGPGTPGILLMSKVLYNLASSPPSTCGGGTVAFVNGFNEKDTLYVDEIEEREDAGTPPIVQKIKTALTFWVKEYIGYNVIEQMEHMYIEAALERLLPNPNIKVLGNTSAKRQAILSFLVYSTTNSSSDGMKDSRGDIEGRFYMWRETGNKRGKPLHGPFVAKLLNDLFGIQARGGCACAGPYGHSLLNVDETRSLAFRSAIHNGNNGVKPGWTRISFPYYMSIEEFEFILAALEFIATYGQRFLPLYNFNWKTGNWTFKKKALKDALAGKENNGNFGGLSLARGMQASIMSNQSEAPNNNADENDEIINKYTSYLETAKRIASVLEKFPPHRRVPEDIDLNLCTFRC